GGtggatcaaatcccaaaaaatccaaactaGGTTCAATACTATCCATTGGTTTAAATTTCTTAGTTATAAAGCTATAGGCCACGAGTTCAGCGAGGAAAACTCACTGGGTTGAGCTTCCACTATGGAGCAACAAAGAAAACGTGCTTCAGTTCCTTTGCTTGAATCTACTTCTTCGATAGGAACAGCTTCAATGGCTCAAACAGTAGGAAACATAATAGTCTCCGTTGTTGGGACGGGTGTGTTGGGGCTTCCTTTCGCTTTCAGAAGTGCCGGTTGGCTTGCCGGTTCGATTGTCGTTCTCGTGGCTGGGCTCTCCAGCTGCTACTGCATGCTCCTCCTTGTAAGTTCATGATCGGCTTTTTCTTTCGTCGTTTTTGTTCGTCCCCAGATGTAGATTTGGAGTACAGGCTTTACTAGAACTCAGAGTCAGGCTCTTTCGGGATATCCGCGGAAAAtagttctttgtatttttttttttaaatttcaggaCCCTTATATCTAGATAACTGGATGGGTGATACCTTATGTAGAATTTGGTCGTTTATCTTTGATATTTTTACGTACCCCTCAAATGATTTCGATGAATATTTAGGTACAAGGCTGTCATGAAGAAGTCAGCACCCGTACTTCACTCAGCATTTTTTGGGGACTTTTCGTGttccaatatttaaattaattctcTGGGTCAACAGGTTCAATGCAGGCGAAAGTTGGCATCGGAAGAAGAATCAATAGAGATGAAAGCCTACGGCGACTTGGGTTATAAATGCATGGGAAGAACCGGCGGTTATCTAGCAgaatttcttattttgattacCCAAGTTGGAGGTTCAGTGGCATATCTAGTATTTATAGGACAAAACCTTTCATCGATATTCAAAGGCCAAGGTCTCACCTTGGGGTCTTCCATATTTTTGTTGGTACCAATTGAAATTGGCTTGTCATGGATAGGCAGTCTCTCAGCTCTAGCACCGTTTAGTATCTTTGCCGATTGTTGTAATGTGTTAGCTATGGCAATTGTGGTGAAGGATGACATACAACAACTTGTAGGAAGTGAATTTTCGTTTAGGGATAGGGCGGCAATCACATCCAACATAGGAGGACTATCTTACGCAGGAGGGATGGCGGTGTTCTGCTTTGGCGGGTTTGGTATGACACTCGCATTGGAATCctcaatgaaagaaaaatccacATTCCCAAAATTGCTGGCCAAGACTTTCACGGGAATAACCCTCgtgtatgttttgtttggattcTCTGGTTACATGGCCTATGGTGATCAAACAAAAGATATCGTGATTCTTAATCTGCCCCATGATTGGTGGGCAGTAGCAGTTCAGGTAATGTGTTCCAATCTCTTGTGCATAATTGTAGATGTAAGACCTAAATGtgtgctttttaattttattgacaTAAGATAATGTTTATTACTGATTTTAAGCATTATAGATGACAGTACTCTTAATGTGGCCCGTAATCGctgatattttgattttcacTTATCCAACATCTACGTTGTACTTAAGTTTAATTACTACTGGTGTTGGGGGTGGAGAAGTGGGGGAGTATGAACTTAGGGCTAACTTGAACGATCCAATTTGCTTCACCTATTGGTCTTAGGAATAAATACAAGAATACATGCATGATGTACATAGACTGTACGCTTTTGAACGATTTTCATTCATTGGGGGTAACATGGAGTATCTTGTCGTTTGGATATAATTGCTATATGCATGAGTATATATAGAATTGTtgtaatcatataaaattactgGATACATGGGACACTCAGAAAGATACAGCCAACACATAATATTTCAAGACATATATAGATATGCGTGCATGTCTATACTGATACAAACAAATCCGTATCGCTATCTATGTATGTGGGATCAAACTTTGTTTGATGAAAACCAAATAGCTTTTCAGATTTAATTATAggtaaaaatgaaataaaatcaacCCCCATTCATGTCCTAGCATCATTTTCCCCTATGTACTTATTATCTTCGAATATATGTCACTGTAAACCATGTTCTAAATTACACgagacaataaaaaattaaagaaataaaaacaaaaacaaagtgaTGACATACTGATCTGTGGCACCTTTCACTAGGTTGATTGTCTTGTTCCCGTTGAAAATTAAGTAGGTGTTAGGGTTGGATTTGCTGGGTCATGACTTTGCCTTCAGCGAGCATCTCACGGTGATTGACCTTTTAAGCACAATATGTCATGTCCCTCTGTATCATTAAGTTACAAGCAGTCATTTGCAGCTTAAATAATTTTGCAGTGTCTACCAACAGGTTGGCCTGTGCTTGGGGCTAATCTTCACGTTCCCAATCATGATACACCCAATAAGAGAGATTGTGGAAGGAAGTTTAGACAAAAGCAAATGGTTTCAGAAGCTCCTCTGCAACAGTGATTATTCAACCAGAATAAGTAAGTTTGCAATGTATATGAGTCGTGCAATCTTGGTGATCAGCTTGGCGTTCTTGGCCTCGTACGTGCCCGGGTTTGGTATATTTGCCTCACTTGTGGGAAGTACTCTATGTGCACTGATCTCATTTGTTTTGCCAACCACATTTCACCTGATATTGTTTGGTGGTTCTCTCCATTTCTGGCAAAGAGCCttggattttttcattttgtcatgTGGATTGCTTTTTGCTGCTTATGGTACTTACAACACTGTAGTTGGGATTTGAACTTTGAAGGGTATTTGGACCCATATGTATGAGACTGGATGGTGGCCCTGATTTTGAAACAGAATAATAAATATCTTCATATAAAGGAGATACATCGTACATGGATAGAGCCTCAAGTGCAAGTATATAAAGGCGATACATCGTACATGGATGGCCTTCAGTGCAAGTGAAGCtgctctctctccattttcctataaattctttttatatgagATACTAGTTATTTATTATGACACACCTTCCACACTACTGATGTATCATAATCTGATTTATAggtaaattctaaattaaattattttacaaatcaaattttgctAACGATCATTAACGGTTTAGAGGCTTTCCCTTTACACTGGCTTTCCATatgtaatttttctaattattgtTGTATATTTCAACCTTGTTTGTATGGTATTCTTGCATTATGCATCTTGGCCACATCTTATAAACACTAACAGTCTTCATGTCTATATTTGGCAAAGGTATAATAAAATCAAGGTGCCAAGCCGAGGTGGGAATTGACAACGAGCATGGGCAGGGTTGGTAACAGCCAAGTTAAGAGAAGCGTAAGACGACCCATTAACAAGACGCCATGTATCAAACAGTTTAGCTAATCACTCGATAATCTGAAGATACCATAGAACACTGGTATTGGACTTTCAAAATCTCTTTTGAACCCTGCCGTCCTCTGATCATTTTCCCCTTAAAAAAGGCATCTTAAAATGATTGCATTATTGGATATGATGCATCATTTTCAACTGATAAGACATATGGATGCTTGAGAGCTAATGCTCTTCCCACTCAGTCACTCGCCTCGGCATGAAAGATCTACTCTGCTTTTACGCGTTTAGCGTAGATTACAAAGTGCAAGTGAAAGCGAAAGGGGAAAGGGGACACTGATTCTCATTCCTTTTTTCACAGAAAACAGATGAATAAAGACCCAGAAAAAGGCAAAATATTTCATGTCTCTGGCAGTCTTTCTCGGACAAAACCGAGACAATTCCTTTTTTGTGTGGATTCATAGCCACAGAATGTGTTATTCGTAGTATCTGTTAAAGATGTCACTGAAAGCAAAGTAAGGATGTGGAGGAGGGGCAGCACTTGCTGGAAAAGGCATGAAtgcttcttaaaaaaatagaaataaaaaaagacaaaataaattgGAAATTCCGTTCCACCGCCTACTTACATCGGTTCTTTTCTGTTTGGCCAGATACGCTTGTACCAGTTTAATTAGATTAATAATGTCATTTATCGAGagagtaattatatttttgtttcgaGAGAAATGtgcgtgtttttttttcttttcaaattattCGTCGGAGCCACTAAAAACTGAAGCTCAGCCCATTGAATCAAGAAAATAACGAAAATAATCGATTAAAGTAAACAATTTAACGTAACTCGGTttcttttacttaaaattattcaatTCTCAAGTTGGTGTGTAGAACGTATTATTTATGCTATGTAAGTATTGTGTATTGTAGAGATTTTAAAATAGAGTTTTATTACGTACAAATAAGTTTGCGTACCAATCTGTGTATTAATGTTGTtacatttatattataaatttaaattagtactattttcaataaaatctactttctaactaatcatattgaatgagtgcaCGTATTAATGcgtaaaattatttacaattaaaattttcctttaattaaaataacagtGCTCTTTTACTTGACTCCAAATTTTGTTGCAAAGCTATTAGTACCAATTATTTTTCGAGTTATTTATGAATcggttttatttaataataaaaaataatttgttaaaataagaaaatgacaTTCTTAAAccttaatatatgtatatgacatgaaaaagttgaatgggAGAGAAGTGAGATGTTCTGTAGCATTGTGTTCTCAAATGTTTGTTGGGCTGTCCTTCTCGCGTGAGTAAATTATGTAGCAGACCGCCtctattttataagtaatcctCTTGTTGATGTTGTATAGCTCTTAAAACATGAAGGACCCACCACTTCATTTTAGACTTTAACAGAGGGGGCATCTTTGGCCATTggaacccctctctctctctctctctctctctctctctgtatgaAAAAACTAGTCTGGAACGTGAACCCGCGATGTAGAGGGAACAAAGTTCAGATAATCCATGTAGGGTCCTATTCCGATTGCCTTTGTAGCTGTAACGTTTAGGGTCCTATACAGCGGACAACATCCAATTAAatcacttattatttttttgagatttataGCGTATATATCAAAACTtcgattttataaaattatacaatttaattgtttttaaagaatgtaattttaagaaataattatataaatgatatgatttgatgtgacatatcaaattataaaattatttttattataaaatatatctaatagattatataaatgcACGTAAATTTGTAAGGATagttttatcaattttatataatctatttacgTACGTAATACTTATTTTACGAAATTCCTTTCCCTTTACAAAGATAGAAAGTGTATTTACAAGACAATATATATTGTGGGCAAGGTGCGTGGCCCATCCACTTGAAGAGGGTCGCTTTCGCATGATTCCGGGTAAGGCGTCAAAATCAAAAGGCACGCTTCATGTATAtcaaggaagaaagaaaa
This genomic interval from Juglans regia cultivar Chandler chromosome 3, Walnut 2.0, whole genome shotgun sequence contains the following:
- the LOC109011902 gene encoding amino acid transporter ANT1, which codes for MEQQRKRASVPLLESTSSIGTASMAQTVGNIIVSVVGTGVLGLPFAFRSAGWLAGSIVVLVAGLSSCYCMLLLVQCRRKLASEEESIEMKAYGDLGYKCMGRTGGYLAEFLILITQVGGSVAYLVFIGQNLSSIFKGQGLTLGSSIFLLVPIEIGLSWIGSLSALAPFSIFADCCNVLAMAIVVKDDIQQLVGSEFSFRDRAAITSNIGGLSYAGGMAVFCFGGFGMTLALESSMKEKSTFPKLLAKTFTGITLVYVLFGFSGYMAYGDQTKDIVILNLPHDWWAVAVQVGLCLGLIFTFPIMIHPIREIVEGSLDKSKWFQKLLCNSDYSTRISKFAMYMSRAILVISLAFLASYVPGFGIFASLVGSTLCALISFVLPTTFHLILFGGSLHFWQRALDFFILSCGLLFAAYGTYNTVVGI